GGTCTGGAAATCAGTCGTGAGTGCTAGAACTTTTAATCGCTTATCTTGCTAAAGATGCATGTATGATGAGTGTTAAAAGTTTAGTATTGATGCTTGATTTCCAGCCTTTGAGTGATTACATAAAATATGCACTCATAATTTTTTGAAATAAAAAAGTTTCCATTTCACTATAGGGAGATATCAAAACATGGCAAGGATGTTTAAAATTACAGCTTGTGTTCCTAGTCAAACTCGGATTCGTACTCAGCGTGAACTGCAAAACACTTATTTCACTAAGTTAGTTCCCTACGAAAACTGGTTCAGTGAACAACAACGGATTCAAAAAGCCGGCGGCACAATTGTTAAGGTAGAGTTGGCTACTGGTAAGCGGGGAGCTAATACTGGCTTGTCTTAATCTGACCAAATCAGTGAACAGTGAACAGTGAACAGTGAACAGTGATAACTGATAACTGGTAACTAATAACTGATATTAAAATCCCCGCTCATTCATTGATGGGGATTAACTGGTAACTGATAACTGGTAACTGATAACTGTTAAGGCTACTTAGTTATGTGAATACGACTTGTAGGAAGTTGTTAAGAGGTCAGGTAGACCTCTTTTTTGTTTGCGCAAAACGCGGTTAAAAACCTGATTATTCTGCTAGCTTGATGGAGG
This portion of the Brasilonema sennae CENA114 genome encodes:
- a CDS encoding phycobilisome linker polypeptide, with the protein product MARMFKITACVPSQTRIRTQRELQNTYFTKLVPYENWFSEQQRIQKAGGTIVKVELATGKRGANTGLS